In Scatophagus argus isolate fScaArg1 chromosome 3, fScaArg1.pri, whole genome shotgun sequence, the genomic stretch TGCTCCCAGTTTGAAAGCGCTGGGATTATTTTAAAAGCCTTTGGCAATTTACCGCTGCGATATTTTGACAGAACctgaaaagagaaatgacatttaatgGCTCTCTGGGAGAACTTCACATTTACAGTCAGGCACCAAGTTTTTGATTTGCAAAAGgttgtttaattaaaaatccTCTTGCGCAGATTTAGTCCACAACCCTTATtagtcattttaatttcttctgtttatcagtgtccaaaaaaaaaaacccaaaaaattCACATGGACCTACACATTggacaaaatgaaaggaaaaaaacaaaacattttaatatagTTTCTGTCCAACATGAGCCTCCAGAACACAAATATAAGTCATTTGTTGATTCATGATTTTGGAGGGCACCTCTAACTCATTCATCCTAAATCTTTCAAATGTGATCAACTGGTGTTGTGATATGGAGGGGGACAGTACTATATGATTCACTATAATTACAGAACCTCAGAGCGACTACTTGTTCACTCTATTGAAGCATCttgtatttataatttttttactttttttacttCAGTCAGTTATTGAGGGGTTTTCATTTCTTAAGTATCTGTCATTTTATGCCGCAGGTGGGTGTGTTGTGTGCTCACGCAAAGAAAACTGACATAACTCACCTTACTGACACCTTTGTACACTTCTATTATCCTCGGATCCAGTTGGGGCATTGGACACCCTGACACCTCTGACATCACTGTTCCTACCTCGGTCTGCTTTTCTGTAATCTTCTCCATGATGATATCAGCTAAGGTCCGTCTATAAGGAACacgaaaagaaaacacaggtaAGCATTTAAAGTAGAAAGTGAGCTCATGTCGTGTTATTTAAGTTCCATCTCTAGAGCTAGTTTCAAGATAAAGTCAGTTTGCATCTTGCCTCACTGGAGGGTTTTTATTCATGAACATTTCAATGGCCTTCTCATCGTCAGGATCAACGACgacttcactgtcacacataGCATCTCCATCACCAGCGCCCGCTGCTCCCAGGGCAGGCCACTCCTCATCCGAGTCTGCGTCCTGAGCACCAGACCCTAAAGTTTGATTAAAAGATGAAGAAGGTGAGCCCCGACTGTGTCCATCATCTGAAAGAGCGTTCTACCTATCACtatcaaacacactgaacaccgatcagccataacattaaaaCAACCTGCTTCCTTAGCTGTTTAGGAAATGTGACAATATACGTTGTCCAGCTGGGGGGGGGCTGCTGACAGAAACAGCTGTAGCCGTGGGGGCGGTGGCTATGGTCTGTAATGattaggtgggtggtgtgtatCAAAggacatccacatgattgccagaactcAAAGTTTCCCCCTGCAGAACACTTCATTGTAAACAGATTATTAATGTAATTCACCTCATCTGTCagctgttttaatgttgtggctgatagGCGTGTACTTGAATGGATCTGTGCGTCAACTTTCCTTCACCAATTAAATGTAGTATAATTTTGCAATATAATTTATAAAACTACAAATTACTCACAAGGCTTTCCCATGATCTAAATCCTCAATAAATTTGCTCACGTGGACACTTACAGTGTCACCATCTAAACATTTGTCAGTTTAGTGCAACATTACCGAGAACCGTGActggtgttttcttcttctctggtgcCAGGCCATATTCGGTCTGAAGCTCCTCTTGTTGAATTCGGGCCTGTTTTAAGATCTTCCGCGACAGACGCTCGTCTACGTACTTATCCTCGGCTTCTGCCCGGCTGTCCCTGGTCTTTACTCGGCCTCGGGCTCGTACCGTGTCCGCCTGCAGGATCTGATCAGCCAACGCCACGGCGGTTCCgctcatctctcctcctccgcCTTTGGATTTTTTCACTTTCGGCATCTCTGTAGTTTAAAAGAAGATGTACTTACAAGGATGGTATTTATTTGTTGGCATGTGCCACCTAAAGTCTGCAATTAACAAGTACTGTAAACACTCGAGCGTTCAACACGTGCAGACGTCCATCTCAGAAGGAAGTGACGCAATCTGCgtcacctaaaaaaaaaaataataccaCCAAGAACAAATAACATTAGCTGTTTTTGTTgccattaaatatttttttgtcaacGCTGTGTAAATATCCACCATTATGAATTGTCTATAATGTCTCTTGACTGTTTGAATTGTTAAACACACTAATTTAAGACTACCTTTTCCGGAAGACTCACTTTTTACCCGGAAGTATTCAACCGAAAGCCAAGATAATAGTTTGGAACATCAATGGGGGTAACTTGGTGAGATGGTTATTTCATAACTTTAACGATATCTAATAACTAAGTGTTTGGAACATTATTTTCTAAGTTTACATATTGTTCCTTTTTCAGTATCTCCCCTCAACCACCGCACATATTATTCCTGTCACATGGCTGTGGCGTATCGCTCCGTTTCATTCATACGATGCTCTGCAAGACAGGGAGAAGCTGTGATAACATTACATGCCCATGACTAACAAGCAGGTGTTAGTTGGCTCCTCGGTCCTTTTCGTGCTGTTTTCTTACATGAATGCGGTGCTCTGTTTGTCCCGTAGTGTGTGCCAGGTGCCGGTGGCTGAGGGGAAGAGTGTGCAGCAAACAGTGGATCTGCTGCACAAGAAACTGGAGCAGCTGAGTGCTGTGAAGCAGGGCAGCTTCTGTGTAGACTGCGAGACATACCACGCAACAGGAAATGTTAGCGGTAACGCTTTAATCTCCACTTCTTTGAGCATCATATTTAACCTAGTCGTTCTGATAAGGTTGTTTGAGAACATTACGGTCGCATTACTCATCTCATCGTGCTTAGACGATGTAGGGGCTACAGTATATAGAGGGTCATAGTCCAAGCAGCAGAAGCTAACATGTCCTGACTTTTATTCAGTAGTATTTCCCCCGAATCCCCGAATACTGCAATTCACACAATGCAACTCATTAACATTACTTAGAAAGTCCCAGTTAAGTCCCCAGTTTGTGATGCAGGGTTTCTGCTGTCTCGTTCATAGCCACAGACTAAAGATGTTATATACATGTTTTCACAGACTGCTGTTTCTGTGACAAGTTAACTAGACTTTGTATTAAAAATAGACGACAATTATCAATTCCAAAATGAAGTATTAATCTGTTAAATGCAAAGATCCAGGGTTTAAAAATATGTGACAAAAgaatgttttttcagtgttttagtATTGTTGTCATATTTTAGTAGTTTGTTGTCTTGTACTTCATAACTGTACAAGTATTTGAGTTATTGTACACCTTTACTTCTCCTCTGACAGTCAGTCTTGCCTGTCTGTTACAGGTCAGCCCTCCAAGCTCTTATACGTGATGCACAACTCTGAAACGCCCCTGAGCTGCCTGGCTTTGTTTGAAGGTGGACCCCACCTGATAGCTGACGCAAACTTTGATGTTCTCATGGTGAAACTAAAAAGTCACTTCCAAAATGCCAAGGGGCACAAGGTGGAGTGTCGTGGTGCTAGATACCGCTACTGTGACTTTTTGATAAAAGTCGGTACTGTAACAATGAGCTCCAGTGCCAGAGGGATATCGGTAGAGGTATGTCATCAAATTTATATTACTGGCAATGGAAACAGTACACCTTACCACTGTGGCAGCATTAACTCTTGGTGTGTTTCCTCAGGTGGAGTATTGTCCCTGTGTCATCCCAGGGGATTGCTGGAATCTTATGAAGGAGTTCATGCAGTCCTTTCTCGGCTCCAGCGTACCCGAACTGCCATCTGTGTTTGCTGCCAAACCCGAAGGACTCTTTGCACCAGCAGACTCAATCGACACCATGACTCAGTACCTGGAGCTGTTCAACAAACTTCGTAAACTTCAAATCCCGGGAAGTAATGTCCGTTGAGCTATCGTTGCCAATGGAGAgacttgtttttcatgtttgtacTGCTTTAATTCTGGTCCTGTGGATCAGCATGGTTTCCAGgcattttttatttccatttctgtgGCCTCACCATTGCATGATCTTCCTATTTGTTGAAAGCATCTTGTAATAaagagacttaaaaaaaaatggcatgAATCTCTGTATGTCTGATTGTTTATACTGTGATGATTTCTATGATTTACAATCATACATGCATACTTCAGATGTACTCTTGTTGGGGGTGTAATGTTCTCTAGCCATGTATAGATCTAGCTAATGAACACAGAATTAATAGTCTTTCTACTGGCTTATTGCATTTCCTGTGATGGGTGGTAGTTTATGTTTAATTAGTTAATAAGGTTTTGAACAGGAAAAACCTTATTGAAGTACATACAGTGACGtctctgtgcatctgtgcaAAGACCTGAGGATCTCAGTTCATCGATGGTTTACATTCAGGAGACTTTTTCATGATAAGAGTTTTGacttgtaaaaacaaaataaatctgagatACAGTTACAATGACTGAGGTCTCTGATCAggttaatttcattttaattttattatttacaccagTGCCTCCGACCCTGACATGTCAAAACGACTTCCATGAAGTAGTATGAGTAAGTCTAATCGGACTAACTAAAAGAAAACCGGGATCAATTAAATCCAATGATGATTATTATCCACTAATGTAA encodes the following:
- the med20 gene encoding mediator of RNA polymerase II transcription subunit 20 is translated as MGVTCVCQVPVAEGKSVQQTVDLLHKKLEQLSAVKQGSFCVDCETYHATGNVSGQPSKLLYVMHNSETPLSCLALFEGGPHLIADANFDVLMVKLKSHFQNAKGHKVECRGARYRYCDFLIKVGTVTMSSSARGISVEVEYCPCVIPGDCWNLMKEFMQSFLGSSVPELPSVFAAKPEGLFAPADSIDTMTQYLELFNKLRKLQIPGSNVR